The sequence GGCGGCGGTGGAAGATGCGCGGGGCGAAGATATCACCCAGCGCGGTCAGCGAAGCGAAGTCGAGCGGCCGGGGCGGGTTGTCGCGAGCCCACAGCAGGCTTTCGGTATCACTTGATTCCTCTGCCTGGGTCGGGTCGAACAGGCCGCTGACATAGCGGAAATCATAGTTGCCGAACCACTTGCGGTCGGCGCGCAAGGGCAGCGCTGCCAGGCTAGCCGCCGCCGGGGCCTCTGGACAGGCAATCTGCTGCTCTGACCAGGTCTCGCGGCGGGTAGCGAAAAACGCGCTGGCGCTGGTGACCACCTGGCCGTCCTGACGTTGCAGCAACAGCCAGTGCTGGGTCGAGCGGTTGGTGCGCAGCGGCACGGCCTCGATCTCGAACTCACCCGGCCCGACCGGTCCGGCAAAGTTGACCGTCAGCGATACCGGCTCACCAATCACCTCGGGGTGTTGCAGCGCGGCATTGAGCAGGGTTGCTGCGGTGACGCCGCCGAACGGGCCGACCATGTTCAGGTAGGCCTCGCTGGTGCTGCCAGTGAACTGGTTGGGTGCGGTTGCGCGCAGGCTGATTGCCTGGTCGAAAGCGTGGAGTTGTGGGGCTGCTGCGTTCATACAGGTGCTTCCAGAAACTGACGGTTATGCGGTGCTGGCCGTCCTGGCGCACTCGACAGAAAAGGCGGTAGCGGGTGGCCCGCTACCGTACAGGGATCAGCCGCGCTGGTAGGTGCCGATCAGGCGGTTCATCGCCTTGGCATGCGGCTCGATTTTGGCCAGCAATTCCCACAGGCTCAGGCCGGCTGGC is a genomic window of Halopseudomonas phragmitis containing:
- a CDS encoding acyl-CoA thioesterase; protein product: MNAAAPQLHAFDQAISLRATAPNQFTGSTSEAYLNMVGPFGGVTAATLLNAALQHPEVIGEPVSLTVNFAGPVGPGEFEIEAVPLRTNRSTQHWLLLQRQDGQVVTSASAFFATRRETWSEQQIACPEAPAAASLAALPLRADRKWFGNYDFRYVSGLFDPTQAEESSDTESLLWARDNPPRPLDFASLTALGDIFAPRIFHRRQRFTPAGTVSMTHYFHADQAQLARVGNRHLLGQARATRMHNNYADQIAHLWADDGTLLLTSTQVVYFKE